A genomic segment from Phragmites australis chromosome 6, lpPhrAust1.1, whole genome shotgun sequence encodes:
- the LOC133922422 gene encoding UDP-glycosyltransferase 73E1-like: MSSGSGAAVAGADSAPHFVLVPMMAAGHAGPMLDMARALAGRGALVTFVTTPLNLPRIGRAPGDAALTIRFLPLRFPCAEAGLPEGCESADAIPCLGLLKNFHDACAKLREPLVARLREADPPASCLVSDVCHPWTGGVAREIGVPRLAFDCFCAFSSFCMRQMTVHRIFEGVDDDKRPVRVPGFPIDVEMSRARSPGNFTGPGKELADAVMAENARADGLVVNSFAELEPLYIDAYEAAIGKKIWTVGPLFLTTMPLTATTEDANAVRCASWLESKKPRSVVLVSFGSLVRSTLPQLVEIAHGLEATNRPFIWVVKPSNLDEFERWLAEDGFESRVGETGLVVKGWAPQTTILSHPATGAFVTHCGWNSVLECLTAGLPMATWPHFAEQFMNEKFVVDVLRVGVPVGVKDAAQWGVETEAVVATREDVEMAVAAVMDGGEEAEARRARAAELGRKARDAVVRGGSSYRNVSLLKQHVEQKKSTA, encoded by the coding sequence ATGTCGTCGGGCAGTGGCGCGGCCGTCGCTGGTGCCGACTCGGCGCCGCACTTCGTGCTGGTGCCGATGATGGCCGCGGGCCACGCCGGCCCGATGCTCGATATGGCCCGTGCCCTGGCGGGCCGAGGCGCGCTCGTCACGTTCGTCACCACGCCGCTCAACCTGCCCCGCATCGGCCGCGCCCCTGGCGACGCCGCGCTCACCATCCGCTTCCTCCCGCTCCGCTTCCCGTGCGCCGAGGCCGGACTCCCCGAGGGCTGCGAGAGCGCCGACGCGATCCCTTGCCTCGGCTTGCTCAAGAACTTCCACGACGCCTGCGCCAAGCTCCGCGAGCCGCTCGTCGCGCGCCTGAGGGAGGCCGACCCCCCCGCGAGCTGCCTCGTCTCCGACGTCTGCCACCCGTGGACAGGCGGGGTGGCCCGGGAGATCGGCGTGCCGCGGCTCGCGTTCGACTGCTTCtgcgccttctcctccttctgcATGCGCCAGATGACCGTCCACAGGATCTTCGAGGGAGTCGACGACGACAAGCGTCCCGTGCGCGTCCCTGGCTTCCCCATCGACGTCGAGATGTCGAGGGCGCGGTCGCCGGGCAACTTCACGGGCCCCGGCAAGGAGCTCGCCGATGCAGTCATGGCAGAAAACGCGAGAGCCGACGGCCTGGTGGTGAACAGCTTCGCGGAGCTCGAGCCTCTGTATATTGATGCCTACGAGGCGGCCATCGGCAAGAAGATATGGACCGTCGGCCCTCTCTTCCTGACCACCATGCCGTTGACGGCGACAACCGAGGACGCGAACGCCGTCCGGTGCGCGAGCTGGCTCGAGTCCAAGAAGCCCCGGTCGGTGGTGCTCGTGAGCTTTGGCAGCCTTGTGCGGTCCACGCTGCCGCAGCTCGTCGAGATCGCTCACGGGCTGGAGGCGACCAACAGGCCGTTCATCTGGGTGGTCAAGCCCAGCAACCTCGATGAGTTCGAGCGGTGGCTGGCAGAGGACGGCTTCGAGTCCCGCGTCGGGGAGACGGGCCTCGTGGTGAAAGGCTGGGCGCCGCAGACGACGATCCTGTCGCACCCAGCGACGGGCGCCTTCGTGACGCACTGCGGCTGGAACTCCGTGCTGGAGTGCCTCACGGCGGGGCTGCCGATGGCGACGTGGCCGCACTTCGCCGAGCAGTTCATGAACGAGAAGTTCGTCGTGGACGTGCTGCGAGTCGGAGTGCCCGTGGGCGTCAAGGACGCGGCGCAATGGGGCGTGGAGACGGAGGCCGTGGTGGCGACGAGGGAGGACGTGGAGATGGCGGTAGCGGCTGTGATGGacggcggggaggaggcggaAGCGCGGCGGGCGAGGGCCGCCGAGCTCGGCAGGAAGGCGCGGGACGCCGTGGTGCGTGGCGGCTCGTCGTACCGGAACGTGTCGCTCCTCAAGCAACACGTCGAGCAGAAGAAGTCCACGGCGTGA
- the LOC133922421 gene encoding UDP-glycosyltransferase 73E1-like, which produces MLHLLPSDSAEHLLPSHSHSTAPRTYCSAQVIVFLACTIRARTEVLGTSMAPTEESTAATLAPPPPPHFVIVPLVAQGHTIPMVDFARLLAERGARASLITTPVNGARLRGVAKQAASTKLPLDVIELPFPVFDGLPPGIENVDQVTDNKHFAPLFDALQKLAGPLEAYLRTQAPRPSCIISDWCNPWTAGVARRLGIPRLFFHGPSCFYSLCDLNAVDHGLHQQTAEANDLEKFVVPGIPVHVEVTKATAPGFLNSPGWEVLFAEAVEAMRTADAAVVNTFLDLEDQFVTCYEAALGKPVWTLGPFCLSNRDADAMLSRGNKLDVQQSGVTAWLDTMDPDSVVYVSFGSLARKLPKQLFEVGHGLEDSGKPFLWVVKEPEVAAPEVQEWLESLEARTAGRGLVVRGWAPQLAILSHRAVGGFVTHCGWNSLLESIAHGVPVVTWPHFADQFLNERLVVDVLGVGVPIGVTAPVMIFDDEAVQVGRGDIVRAVSALMGGREEADERRRKAKEYGEKAHRAMETGGSSYENLTQLIETFRQRGGNESAWST; this is translated from the coding sequence ATGCTGCATCTCTTACCCTCTGACTCAGCCGAACATCTGTTACCCTCACACTCGCATTCAACGGCCCCTCGAACCTACTGCTCGGCACAAGTCATAGTGTTTCTAGCTTGCACTATTCGTGCCCGCACCGAAGTCCTTGGCACGTCCATGGCGCCCACGGAGGAATCCACAGCTGCTACGctagcgccgccaccgccgcctcacTTCGTTATCGTCCCCCTCGTGGCGCAGGGCCACACCATCCCCATGGTTGACTTCGCCCGCCTCCTCGCGGAGCGCGGAGCGCGCGCGAGCCTGATCACGACGCCGGTGAACGGCGCGCGGCTACGCGGCGTCGCCAAGCAGGCTGCGAGCACCAAGCTGCCCCTCGATGTCATCGAGCTCCCGTTCCCGGTCTTCGACGGCCTGCCCCCGGGAATCGAGAACGTCGACCAGGTCACCGACAACAAACACTTCGCCCCCTTGTTCGACGCCCTGCAGAAGCTGGCCGGCCCGCTCGAGGCCTACTTGCGCACTCAGGCTCCACGCCCGAGCTGCATCATCTCCGACTGGTGCAACCCGTGGACGGCCGGCGTGGCCAGACGCCTAGGCATCCCTCGGCTTTTCTTCCACGGGCCGTCGTGCTTCTACTCGCTCTGCGATCTCAACGCTGTTGATCATGGGCTGCACCAGCAGACCGCGGAGGCTAACGACCTGGAAAAGTTCGTTGTGCCAGGAATCCCGGTGCACGTGGAGGTGACCAAGGCCACGGCGCCGGGCTTCTTAAATTCGCCTGGGTGGGAGGTACTCTTCGCCGAGGCCGTTGAGGCCATGCGCACGGCTGACGCAGCGGTGGTGAACACATTCTTGGACCTCGAGGATCAGTTCGTGACATGTTATGAGGCGGCGCTCGGCAAGCCGGTGTGGACGCTCGGGCCCTTCTGCCTCTCCAACCGGGACGCCGATGCCATGTTGTCGCGCGGAAACAAGCTGGACGTCCAGCAGAGCGGGGTCACCGCGTGGCTCGACACGATGGACCCGGACTCCGTCGTGTACGTCAGCTTCGGCAGCCTCGCGCGGAAGCTTCCGAAGCAGCTGTTCGAGGTCGGCCACGGCCTCGAGGACTCCGGAAAGCCGTTCCTCTGGGTGGTGaaggagcccgaggtggccgcGCCGGAGGTGCAAGAATGGCTGGAGTCCCTGGAGGCTCGCACGGCGGGGCGCGGCCTCGTGGTGCGCGGGTGGGCGCCGCAGCTCGCCATACTGTCCCACCGCGCCGTCGGCGGCTTCGTCACCCACTGCGGGTGGAACTCGCTGCTAGAGTCCATCGCGCACGGCGTGCCGGTGGTGACGTGGCCGCACTTCGCCGACCAGTTCTTGAACGAACGGCTGGTCGTGGACGTGCTCGGCGTGGGTGTGCCGATCGGCGTGACGGCGCCCGTGATGATATTTGACGACGAGGCCGTGCAGGTGGGGCGGGGAGACATCGTGCGGGCAGTGTCAGCGCTGATGGGCGGCCGGGAGGAGGCCgacgagaggaggaggaaggccaAGGAGTACGGGGAGAAAGCTCATAGGGCCATGGAGACAGGAGGGTCGTCGTACGAAAACCTGACGCAGTTGATCGAAACCTTCAGGCAGAGGGGAGGCAATGAAAGTGCATGGAGTACGTAA